In Prochlorococcus marinus CUG1435, the genomic window TTAGTTCAGAAGAATTAAAGGATGCATGGAATAATATTGATAGTGATTTGAAGCGTTCACTTGAGTTAGCCCATAAAAGAATTGAAAAATTCCATGAAAAAGAAATTCCATCATCCTTTGCAATAAAAGGTGAACATGGTGATACAGTCGAAAGAAGATGGAGACCAGTGAAAAATGCAGGTATCTATGTACCTGGAGGCAGAGCTGCTTATCCAAGTACTGTATTAATGAATGCAATACCTGCGAAAGTAGCTGGAGTAGAAAAAATTATAATGGTTTCTCCTGGAAATAGAAAAGGGGAAATAGATAAAACGGTTTTAGCTGCAGCTCACCTATCAGGGGTCAACAAAGTTTTTAGAATTGGAGGAGCTCAAGCAATTGGTGCATTAGCATTTGGCACAAATAAAATCAATAAAGTCGATGTTATTACAGGTCCAGGAAATATCTACGTAACTACTGCTAAAAAACTAATTTACGGCTCTACAGGGATAGATTCTTTAGCAGGTCCAAGTGAAATATTAATCATTGCAGATGAAACAGCTCAAAGTGAGCATATAGCATCTGATCTACTAGCACAAGCAGAACATGATCCATTAGCTTCTTCAATACTTCTCACTACATCAAAGAACCAAGCAAAAGAAGTTTTTGAGGAAATTTATAAAAAAATAGATGATCATCCAAGAAAAGAAATATGCATACAATCAATAAAAAATTGGGGATTAATTGTTATTTGCGAGAATTATCAATCATGTATTGAATTAAGCAACAACTTTGCTCCAGAACACTTAGAAATATTAACTTTTGATTCAAAAAAAATTCTTAAGGGTATAGAAAATGCAGGGGCAATATTTTTAGGAAAGTGGACCCCGGAAGCCGTGGGTGATTATCTTGCGGGACCAAATCATACTTTACCTACATCAGGAAATTCTAGGTTTAGCGGGTCTCTTGGAGTTGAAACTTTCATGAAGAACACCTCAATAATAGAATTTAATGAAAAAAGTTTAAAAGTAAACAGTATGGATATTATTAATCTTGCTAAAAGTGAGGGCTTACATAGTCACGCTAATTCAGTACAAATAAGATTTGAAGATTAGCCAACTTTTGATGGGGAGTAAACAACTGGTTTACTTTGTTCAATTTTACCAACCAATACTTTGTCTGTAAGATCAACGAACAATCCGTTTTCTAGTACTCCTGGAATATTATTAATAGTCATTTCAATATCTTTTGGATTCTTAATACCATCATTAAACAACACATCCAAGATGAGGTTTCCTTGGTCAGTAACAACTGGGCCAGCTTTTTTAGTAGCCATTCTTAAAGTAGAATTTCCATTCATTTCTGAAATAACTTCCTGAACTTGCTTCCAGGCATTTGGAAGGACCTCTACAGGTAAAGGAAAAGATTGATTTAAATTTTTTACAAGTTTAGTTTCGTCGACGACAATCAACAATTGATTAGCTTTAGATGCTACTAACTTTTCTCTTACATGGCATGCTCCCCCTCCTTTTATTAATTGAAAGTTCGGATCCACTTCATCTGCTCCATCAATAGCTAAATCGATTTGAGAAACAGAAGCTAAATCGATAAGCGGGATATCTAGTTGGAACGCCAAAACTTCTGATTGAAAGGAAGTGGCAACACCTCTTATATTTTGGAGTTTCCCAGAACGAATTTCATCTGCGAGGCTTTTTATCATAAGCGCTGCTGTAGATCCAGATCCTAATCCAAGAACCATGCCGCTTTGGACTTCATTAATTGCTGCATCAGCAACAATTTGTTTCATCTGAGTTTGTGAATCCAAAATCTTTTCCTTACGTTTATAGATTATTTAA contains:
- the hisD gene encoding histidinol dehydrogenase; the protein is MKIINQKKDAIQELKRISNRTTSENNHNINAIVEEILQEVKNNGDIAVEKYTKKFDGFKPDPMQVSSEELKDAWNNIDSDLKRSLELAHKRIEKFHEKEIPSSFAIKGEHGDTVERRWRPVKNAGIYVPGGRAAYPSTVLMNAIPAKVAGVEKIIMVSPGNRKGEIDKTVLAAAHLSGVNKVFRIGGAQAIGALAFGTNKINKVDVITGPGNIYVTTAKKLIYGSTGIDSLAGPSEILIIADETAQSEHIASDLLAQAEHDPLASSILLTTSKNQAKEVFEEIYKKIDDHPRKEICIQSIKNWGLIVICENYQSCIELSNNFAPEHLEILTFDSKKILKGIENAGAIFLGKWTPEAVGDYLAGPNHTLPTSGNSRFSGSLGVETFMKNTSIIEFNEKSLKVNSMDIINLAKSEGLHSHANSVQIRFED
- the rpiA gene encoding ribose-5-phosphate isomerase RpiA; its protein translation is MKQIVADAAINEVQSGMVLGLGSGSTAALMIKSLADEIRSGKLQNIRGVATSFQSEVLAFQLDIPLIDLASVSQIDLAIDGADEVDPNFQLIKGGGACHVREKLVASKANQLLIVVDETKLVKNLNQSFPLPVEVLPNAWKQVQEVISEMNGNSTLRMATKKAGPVVTDQGNLILDVLFNDGIKNPKDIEMTINNIPGVLENGLFVDLTDKVLVGKIEQSKPVVYSPSKVG